The following nucleotide sequence is from Myxocyprinus asiaticus isolate MX2 ecotype Aquarium Trade chromosome 21, UBuf_Myxa_2, whole genome shotgun sequence.
cagggaggagaatttatagtaaaaaaggacaagtattaatctgtttctcatccacacctatcatatcgcttctgaagacatggattaaaccactggagtcgtacggattacttttatgctgcctttatgtgctttttggagcttcaaagttctttccaccattcacttgcattgtatggacctacagagctgaaatattcttctaaaaatctgcatttgtatTCAGTAGGATAAAGGAAGTCAAATACATCTGGGTTGgtatgagggtcagtaaataatgagagcattttcatttttgggtgaactatccctttaagtatatcTGATATTGAATCCTGTAATTAAAAgtgaacatgaaatcaaaatagtaTTTCTCTGTCAGCTACCAGATCTTAAAGATGCAGAGGCCGTGCAGAAATTCTTCCTTGATGAGATTCAGCTGGGAGAGGAGCTGCTGGCACAGGGTGAGATGCCCGTTTTTGTTGAAAATGAACGGGTTACCAGTCCAGATAATTGGCTGTTATGAAGTAGTAAATGTCAAATGGTTCAAATATATACTTTTTCCACAGGAGACTATGAGAAGGGTGTGGACCACCTGACCAATGCCATCGCTATATGTGACCAACCCCAGCAGCTTCTACAGGTGCTCCAGCAAACCTTACCACCTCCAGTCTTCTATATACTTGCCAAACTGCCGTCCATCAGCCAGGTGAGGACACAACATATGCACATTTCCTTTAAATTCAGTGTACCATTCTATGCATTCTTTGAAACCCCCCGGGTAGCTGCTCATAGCTATTTTGGGATAAGAAAGAATGCGAGAGAAAACCAAGAACTATTCAGAGTTAAGGGTCTTTCTGCAGTGACCTTTGGCTATTTCACCTCTTGAACATTTAAAAACGGTCTCGTTTCTCTCTTTTCTCAGTCCTTGTTGTTAATGAACActaataaatgttcattttccctcTTTATAGCACATAGTAAGTGCTCAGAGCCTGGAGGAAGATGATGTTGAGTAAAAATCTAAAGCTGGCTTGGCAATGGACCTACTGAACAAACAGAGGCTTCTTCAATGTGTCTCGTTTGTCTTTTATTTATCATTCCCATTCCTGTGATAGTTCGATCAACAATACTGACTACTGCACTTTTGTTTCCTGGTTGTTTGAATTGCAGAATGATAGTTTATGTAGAGTGGGTGAAtgttaattttattctatttccaGGCATGATAACGTCACGACAGATCTCAAGTTAAACACTCAATTTTGTTTGTAAGATCAAGGCTTTTCTGGACACTTGTTCTTAAAGCTgatagctacttttttttatataattactcACTAAACTGTTGACTACTGATAACATGCACTCAGCAAATGTCAGTTTATATgttatatgttcatatgtacataagCAAAAGTTTTAAGGACATTCAAAGATTCTGTTGGTTCATTTTGTCTTATGTTCTTGTTTGCATGTCAGACATTCTTGTTGCGagtactaaataaaaatgtttatttttgtatgatcCAGACTAAAAACACAAAGGAATTGTCCTTTTTTTGTAttcaataaatacaattaattaactgtattctaccttttttttttttacatttcaaatgctgTTTTACTGACATGGTGTACTACTTCCGCTAGGGGGCAGCACTAACACATCATTTCTTTTAGATGCCACAATAAACCATGCTTTGAAAATGCAGGACTAAAGAACTTTAAACCCATCCAAGTGTTCTGTATATATGGCTCCATATTGAACTTTTAATATCATTAAAGAGCCTTGAAGGAGCCATGCTTTTAGCGTGTAAATTTAATGCATTTGTTGGCCTTGAAACATCATTGAAAAGTTTTATTAAAATGCCTACATGTGAAAACACAAAGCACATTCTGTAGGCAATTAAAAGTGGGTAAAACAagattaaagggagagttcacccaaaaataaaaattctttcatttactcgccctcatgtcatccaagatgtgactttttttttctgtagagcacaaatattttagaaacatttctcagatctgtaggtccatacaatgcaagtgaatggtgaccagaacgttgaagctcaaaaaagcacataaaggcagcataaaagtacgaCTCCATGTCTTcggaagaaatatgataggtgtggctgagaagcagatcaatatttaagtccttttttactataaatctccactatcacattctttgtttttggcgattcgcattattcttacatatcgccacctactgggcagggaggagaatttatagtaaaggactgaaatattgatctgtttctcacccacacctatcatatcatttctgaagacttggattaaaccactggagtcttatggattacttttatgctgcctttatgtgctttttggagcttcaaagttctgtccaccattcacttgcattgtatggaccaacagagctgaaataatcttctaaataactttgtgttctgcagaagaaagaaagtcatacatatctgagtTGGAGTGAACTGACCTGTATTTTAGGTTGGAAGCCACCGTATAAATGTGGAATTTGGCACTTGTGGGTAATTGAACTGTTCAATGTAAGAAACTGGCAGAAATGACTGGGAAAAAAATTCCACTTTTTGTCCTCTCCGTCCAACTCCAGTTCAGATTTATCAGGAATGGTGTTGTCAACAGTCTTGCAAATGTAGTCTGCCAGTGGATTTGTCTTTGCTGTGATCTTTGTGGTTCAAATATGACTATTTATTTGGCATTCATCAGTCTCATTAACCCTTAAAGGTACTAtgagcgattttagccattctacatTCCACGAGACTGAGTGTTTTAAGgccgacatcatgcagaaacggttgttaaaaacaacagcagcataatagcaccctcaactgacaactgttatgagcaacatggcataaaaatggcattatgcctcaataattcgccgCAACTACAATACTGTGAGCACATGCGAAGTGATTGACAGGttgaaagcgtcagagaccgcagacacatttttgtttgctgtttacagagtctagagctgtcacagagcccggtgagatatctcacaacacttatttcagtaatatcttccAGGGAATAGGACAATTCTTTGcatatatttttacatgaaaaaaatagcttactgcacctttaaatgcatacctcgggtctttagtgacccgggacctcattccaccccctgtacctcatctcttttttggagttatgcccacacctctttagtattcctcaacctttctctttagtgtaacaacaacaaaaaatacaaaaaaaattttatttttaatttatttatttttttatagctgCTTGATTACCAAAAGAATACAGGGTCATTAAAGAAcagagatatgtaatagtgtattattttttttttaattgtttttttttgcccttccataaataattatttatttaatatatataaaaaattatttcatatctatgtaAGTTCACTATCACATGAtatgtatttctttgtttattacagtacaaatgagtactatatcacattgatgtTCTGTGACAAAGGTGACTTTTCAGTATCCATAtgtgtatacacatacatattttacaagctatttgttactcaaggtggcgctaatgtttggaagtaaactatagcaagtacaacacgtAAACAGGATAATTTGgctgtcatttgggtgtactactgaaataatttaagttgtgcatctatttagactcaaaaagtgcctgagaaaacacATCTGTGTCGATTatgtgtggaagtaatgaatcctgttgtagatttgttgcatcatctgtttgatatatgaaaaataaaacatcaaaatatattctattctattattttcttaatttcatgaaaatgttttgaaaacttgacactatctgggcattttgtaggtACGTTTGTcccgaggtatgtaataatgtttggagaaacacccatgcatttaagggttaaatgcaAAACAATTTTTAATGTAGCCACGCTAACCCCTTATTTTATTCTAAGCCCAAAAAGGGTTAGAAATAGGATAGTGATGCATcgagattctgtcatcatttattcaccctcatgtagttccaaacctgtaatcTTTCTgacgtggaaaaaaaaaaaaagatgaaagcgGAGGAAAATTTTTCAGCTGCTTAAATCTTTATGAAACACACCAGTCAACCATCAGAGAGCTTTTTATGAGCACAGTAGAGGAAAGGGTTTGGCTGCGTTGGAAGCTTTACTGCTGGAGGCCTAATTATATTTATCCCGGTCTGCGGCTGCTTTCTTCCTTTCGTTTTTACTGTGTTTGGAAGGTGTAGTCTGGTGCTCGGTGCTGCCAAGAGACAGGAACTGGAAAATACCTCACTAAAAGAGAGAATAAATATGAAAACGTCACTGGAGCCAAGAACCATCGAATAAAACCTAAATGACAGACGGTGTATTTTCCATGAACTCATGCACTCATTCCAGAGCTGCTACACGCTTTCTTTTATAAGATGGGAAAAACAGGCTGAGAGGCAAACTGCTGATTTTggtcttaaaggtgcagtcagtaatttttgtatttgtctttttgcatttactgtaaacattttatgaataatttattaaatcttGTATTCATTTAATAAATGATCACTGATTACAGCAAAACTTAAAATGTGTTGGCTACTGTATCTTTAACTCAcaggttgcgctgtatgtttgtgcttcattaaaaagaaccgattcataagagtcattcgttcgggaatggGGCTACATAGGTTGCGCTATATGTttgtgattcactaaaaagaactggttcataagagtcatttgtacgggaatcggactacaatgGTTGTGCTATATGTttgtgattcactaaaaagaaccggttcataagagtcattcgttcgggaatggGGCTACATAGGTTGCGCTATATGTttatgattcactaaaaagaaccggttcataagagtcattaattcGGGAATGGGGCTACACAGGTTGTGATGTATGTttgtgattcactaaaaagaaccggttcataagagtcattccttcgggaatcggactacactggttgcgctatATGTttatgattcactaaaaagaaccggttcataagagtcatttgtacgggaatcggactacaatgATTGAGCTATATGTTTGTGATTCACtaaaaaagaatcggttcataagtgtcattcattcgggaatggGACTACAcaggttgcgctgtatgtttgtgattcactaaaaagaaccggttcataagagtcattcgttcgggaatggGGCTACATAGGTTGCGCTATATGTttgtgattcactaaaaagaaccggttcataagtgTCATTAATTCGGGAATGGGGCTACACAggttgtatgtatgtttgtgattcactaaaaagaaccggttcataagagtcattcgttcgggaatcggactacactggttgtgctatATGTttgtgattcactaaaaagaaccggttcataagagtcatttgttcgggaatcggactacacaggTTGCGCTATATGTttgtgattcactaaaaagaaccggttcataagagtcattcgttcgggaaccggactacactggttgcgctatATGTttgtgattcactaaaaagaaccggttcataagagtcatttgtacgggaatcggactacactggttgcgctatATGTttgtgattcactaaaaagaaccggttcataagagtcattcgttcgggaaccggactacactggttgcgctatATGTttgtgattcactaaaaagaaccggttcataagagtcattcgttcgggaatcggactacactgattgaGCTATATGTTTGTGATTCACtaaaaaagaatcggttcataagtgtcattcattcgggaatggGACTACAcaggttgcgctgtatgtttgtgattcactaaaaagaaccggttcataagagtcattaattcGGGAATGGGGCT
It contains:
- the LOC127411997 gene encoding mitochondrial import receptor subunit TOM20 homolog → MNSPMVPSSLAEGSFHRSVVRPRGSESGFAVLMMGGKSSAIAAGVCGTLIIGYCIYFDRKRRSDPNFKTRLRERRRPQKAAQLPDLKDAEAVQKFFLDEIQLGEELLAQGDYEKGVDHLTNAIAICDQPQQLLQVLQQTLPPPVFYILAKLPSISQHIVSAQSLEEDDVE